The nucleotide window TCGTGGGGGTGTCCTGCGACACGGCCGGCCTCGTGGATGGACGGGCCACCCTCGGGCCGGAACGCGATGCGCCCAATACGCTAGCGAGTAGCTGTCTCGATGGCCTCCACGGCCGCTACCACGCCGACGAATCGATCGACGGCATCAGGGTCTCCACAGCGGACGGCGGGATGCTCGGCATCGGCAAGACCGTTCATATCGACGTCGCCCTCTGGGCCTGGGTTGGCTACGCGACGGATGCGCTCGACCTCTACACGACGACCTTCCCTGGGGGCGTCCCGACCTGGACCCTGCGGGCCACGCTCAAGCCGACCAAGGCCGGCCCGCAGACGCTGCGCTACTCGTACGTCCTGCCGGCGGCTGCGACGCAAGCGGTGCGCGCACAGTTTCGCTACCGTGGCAGCGCGTCCTCGCCCTGCAGCAGCGGCCCCTATAACGATCGTGACGACCTCGTCTTTTCGGTGGGAGCCGCGGACCTGCCGTGAGCGCCAGAAGGCTCTTGGGCTACGGCGAGCGGCCGCCGACAAAGTTCTCCGGGGAAGAGCTTGGCGGAGCGTTGACAGGCCTCGCCCGCAGGCGATCGAGCGCGTGTCGGGCTTCACGATGCAAGGGCGCTTTGGCACCCAGCTCGAGATAGCGTTGGTAGGCCCGCGTGGCGCCGTCGGGGTCGGCGAGCTCAGTCTCGCGCAGGCGAGCCAGGTCGAAGAGGGCCAGCTGGGCCCACGGGGTCTCGGGAAAGCGCGCGATCAGCGCCTCGAGCCGCGCGGCGGCATCCTTGGGCCGGTGCTGGGCCAGGGCCAGCTCGGATTGCAGATAGAGCTCACCCGCCACCGCCGGCGCGTCCGCAGGCACCGCCTCGGCGCTGGTTGAGGGCGAGGAGTTGGCAGGAGTGGTTCTGCCCTGGGTTGCTCGTGTCCGCCCCGGGCCAGGCGCTCGGCTCGTTAGCTCGGGGAAGGAGGCGAAGAGCGCGTGGTCGTCACGGCGCAGGGCGCTGAGAGAGATCCGGCCACCGCTGATCCGGAGCTGCTGACCCGCCTGGATGGCATGTGCTTCCCCGCTAGGTAGCACGAAGCGGGTTGCGCCCTCCTGCACCCCCACGCGCGTGCTCTCTCCGTCCACGGCAACGAAGAAGACGGTTCCTGTGACATGAACGGCGCCAGCCGGCGTTTCCACGCGAACCACTTCGTCGAGCGCCCGGCCATGCACGGCCACCACGGCGACGCCCTGCTCGACGGCGATGCGCTTTTTCTTGGCGCTGCTGTGGATGACGGCGATCCGAGCGTTCGCGCGGAAGGCCACGCGTACGCTGTGGCCCAGCGCAAAG belongs to Pseudomonadota bacterium and includes:
- a CDS encoding FecR domain-containing protein; the encoded protein is MTDSRPSGRPDVDALFERAAGHLDAAAGTRLDSRRGPRGEEDAEFLLLCRALEQARAQPAPATLTRRRANLLIGRACDELVPARVPRRWAPAIALLVASVVGVTLASRALWTSLQRHQPRSEEQRLAVALGGAARPARRLAVREQRAVIAEGARSLGFALGHSVRVAFRANARIAVIHSSAKKKRIAVEQGVAVVAVHGRALDEVVRVETPAGAVHVTGTVFFVAVDGESTRVGVQEGATRFVLPSGEAHAIQAGQQLRISGGRISLSALRRDDHALFASFPELTSRAPGPGRTRATQGRTTPANSSPSTSAEAVPADAPAVAGELYLQSELALAQHRPKDAAARLEALIARFPETPWAQLALFDLARLRETELADPDGATRAYQRYLELGAKAPLHREARHALDRLRARPVNAPPSSSPENFVGGRSP